The genomic window CGACCGATACATTCATCCCTGTTGGCTCAGATTGCCCTTGCGGCAGAATACCAGCATGCTCTCGCTATAACACTCTTTCAGCTGTCGTAATATTTGAGTACTGGACTCATCATAGCCATATCCATACTGGGCAAACAATTCAATCCAGTACTCGGGGGGCTGCTCATTGAAGTGCCCTTCCCCCCCTTGACCGGGCTTCGCCGCAGACATCACCACGCGATCAGAATGGTTGACGAAGGTTCGCATCAGGTTATGAACATGCGATGGATGCACGTGCTCAACGACCTCGATACACCAGATCATATCAAACCGACGGGTTAAGTTGAGTTCACGTCTTAAATCGCACTTCTCTATGCGTTCAGGATGCTTGGCTTTCCGTATTGCTAATTCCGAGCCCTCCAGGCCAATAACATCGATTCCGCGCGTCAAAAGGTATTCAATTGACCATCCAGTACCGCACCCGACATCCAGCACCGATAGCGGGTTAAATAACTCCAGCGTCTTGCCAAGTTTCAAAGGATGCTCACTGGAAGCCATTTGAAGTTCACCCTCAAAAAGGAAAATGCCGTTTTTTGCTATCCGCCTGAAAGCGGACTTCACGAAATGATAGATGGCCCGTAGAAAATTCCAAATGACACCATGCGGCGTGATGACTCTTTCAATCAGGTTTTTTGTTTTTCCAGTGTCCATTAACCCTACTTCCATTATACCGTGCGTATTTCGAAACTTGCTAGCCACTAGCCAATGTTACAGCAACGACCAAAGCGCCACTCAGTATTTGTGTACATCTGTAAAGATTTAAAGATTGTCATGATGAGAGACGAAAAACAAGGGAAACGGACCTTTGGTCTTCATAAAAGCATCTTAACATCACCTCCCCATACCCGGTGCCCATGGAATTTACGGATTTCTCTGATAACTGATCCGATGTTTTTTTATTTTCCTCCGAAATGGGATTGTTTATTCCCTGCGCCGTTGCTATTTTCAGGAATCTCGAAGCAGGACAGAATGAATTGATTGAAGGAGTACGGTATGGAATTGATCCCCATTGAGTGCGGAAACTGTAAGGCGAAGCTTAAAATCAAGGCAATGCCGGCCAGAATGCCTACCGAAGTGAAGTGTCCGAAGTGCGGCAAACCCATCCCGGTGGGGAAAGGGATTCCTGCAGCAGCGGCTCCTGCACACACACCAGCGGCGATTCCAGCCCCTACACCCAGCGTCAGCACACAAGTAGCCCCGCCCCCCCCTCAACCTGTTGCTCCTGCCCCTGCAGCCCCGATTGCATCGGCGAGCTCCACCGCCCAATTAACCCCGCCGCCCAAACCGATGCAGCCATCGGGCGCGCCTCAGCCGGTCAGCTCCGCCAAAAAAGCGGGCGCACCCATTGTGCTCGGGCAGGTTTCCGACTCCTCTAGCGGGGCCAATATCTCCGTCGTCTGCCCTTCATGCCAATGGCAAACCAAGGTGTCTCAAACGCTTATCGGAAAAAAGATCAAATGCAAGCAGTGCTCGGGCATTATCCCGGTTAACTCTCCGGAACAGCCAAAAATCGAAGAGGAAATTGTTGCACCTGAAGCAGTTACAGTTACAGAGCCTGCCATCCCCGTTGTGCTTGAAGCCCCCGCCCCCCCCTTCCCGACCCCTGAGCCCATTGCAGAGCCCGTTATCACCCGGCTGCGGCCTGAACCGGTCGAACCCGTCATTCCCGTGGCAAAATGGACTGAACCCGAAGTCATCCTGAACGGCCCGCTGGCATCCTCCCGGGTCTCCCCGGGGACCACCGTGATCCTGGGAGAGATCTCGTCCCTGAAATCCAGACTCGAAACAGCCACCAGGGAGTCTGCACTCTCTATCAAGCGAGCAGAGGAAGCTGACACAAGGGTCCGGAATGCTGATGCAAGAGTCCGGGACGCTGACGCAAAGGTCCAATATGCTGAATTGCGCGTCAAAGAGGCTGAACGGACCCTTCATGAGCTTGCCGGGAAATCGGCGATCGACGCCATGACCGCCAATCGCAGAATCTCCGAACTGGAAGCCAAACTCGCGCCGTTGGAAGCCAAAATCGCCGCCCTGAATCAATCCCTCTCGGCCGTAACGGATGAGTTTGCCTCTGAACTGGAGCATGCGGAGAAAACAGCGGCCCGACTCAAGGCTCTCCTCGCCTCACATCATTCGCTCAGGTCAAGTTAGCCTCCGCCTCACCGCACCATGCGCATTCTCCTGATCACGCCCCCCATGGTGCAAGTCAATGCGCCCTACCCGGCCACCGCGTATCTGGCCGGATTGCTCAAGCCAACCCCACACACCGTAATTCAGGCAGACGCTGCGCTCATGCTGGCGCTCCGCTTGTTTTCCCGTTCCGGACTCCAGCAGGTCGCAAAGGCCATGAAGCCCCGGGCACGTTCACGGTGTGTTCGCCACTTCCTTCTGCACGTAAAAGAATACCAAGCCACGATTGACCCCATTATCCGCTTCCTCCAAGGGAAGGACCCTACTCTGGCCTGGCGGATCGCCTCCCGCCAATTCCTCCCCGAAGGGCCCCGCTTCCAGGCCCTGGCCGAAGCCCATGCCCATCTTGCCCCAACCCTGGGACACATGGCCACGCATGATCTGGCCATCCATCTGGCCAGTCTTTACCTCGATGATGTTTCGGATGCCATCCGTGAAGGGGTCGACGCCCACTTTGAATTGGCAAAATATGCCGAGAAACTTGCCGCCAGCGCCCCCTCCTTCGACGGCCTTGCCACCGCCTTGCGCCGGAAGCCCACTCTAGTGGACCGGATGATTGATGATATCACCGCTGAACTGATGCAGGCGCACCGCCCGGAATTGGTCGGCCTCACACTCCCGTTCCCCGGCAACGTTTATGCGGCATTCAGAATCGCACGGCATATTAAAAAACAAAATCCGACCCTCCCTATTGTCATGGGGGGCGGCTATATCAACACCGAACTTCGCTCCCTCTCCGATCCTCGCGTTTTCGACTATACCGACTTCATCACCCTCGATCAGGGCGAACAGCCACTTCTGGGAATTATTGAACACCTGACAAACCCGGGAAACCGCCCCCCCCTCCCACGGCTTGAACGGACCTTTCTTCGCAACAACAACCGTGTGTGCTTCCTCCCGGAGCCTCAGCCAAGCCTTCCTGCGTCCCGGTTACCCTCCGGCCCCGTCACTCCGCTGTTTTCCGGGCTTCCCCTGGACCGTTATTTCTCGCTGATCGAATTACCCAACCCGATGCACAAAATCTGGTCCTGCGGCCGCTGGAACAAACTGACTCTCGCCCATGGCTGTTACTGGCATCGCTGTGCCTTCTGCGATACCCGTCTGGACTATATCCACCATTACCAGCCCACCCCGCCGGATGTCCTGATCTCGCAGATTGAGGAGATCATCAGGCAAACGGGCCAAACGGGCTTTCATTTTGTGGATGAAGCCATGCCGCCCGCCCTGCTCAGGAAACTTGCCCAACAGCTCCTCGATCGCAACCTGAAGATTACCTGGTGGGGGAATATCCGTTTTGACAAAGCCTTCTCCCCAGAATTGGCCTCCTTACTGGCAAAATCAGGGTGCATCGCTGTAACGGGCGGACTGGAATCGGCAACCGACCGGCTGCTCACCCTTCTCGATAAAGGGTTCAATCTCAACCAGGTGACCCGGGTCACCCATGCCTTGAGCGAAGCCGGCATCCTCGTCCATGCCTATCTCATGTATGGCTGCCCGTCCCAAACCATTCAGGATACTGTGGATTCCCTCGAATATGTGAGGCAACTCTTCGAATCAGGGTGCATCCATTCGGCCTATTGGCATCGCTTTGCCTTGACGGTCCACAGCCCGATTTATAACGCCCCGAAAAAGTTCGGCATCCGCATCCCCCGGCTTCCCAAATCGAGCTTCGCCCGCAATGAAGTCCCCTTCATTGATTCCGTCAAATGCGATCACGCCGCCATGGGCCGTGGACTCCGGAAATCCCTTTACAATTACATGTATGGGGTCGGTCTTGACTCCGACCTCCAGTCCTGGTTCGACACCCCCATCCCGCCCCCTTCCGTCCATACCGATTATGTCCCGCATCAATTAGGCAGTTGATGCAAAAAAGACTCCAATCACGGCTAAGGGTTGTGTATGATGCCGACCTTTATGTCGTATCGCATTGTCATACTGAACGGTGAAAAACGTGGAGATCGGCTGGAGATCGGCCGCGTCCCCCTCACCATTGGCAAGGGTGCCTCCTGTGATATCCAACTGCCCGATCCCCAGGCCGGAGAAATCCACGCCCGGATCACGTCACGCCCCACCGGACTCCAGATAACGGCCGCCGGGGCCCTCCCGCCCCTACTGGTCAACAAAACCAGCGTTCACGAATCCGAATTGAAACACGGGGATGTCATCGAAATCGGAAGCACACGGCTGTTTGTTCAATCTCAGCGCGGCGCAGAAACGTGGGACCCCTTTGCCAGACTCCGCCAATGGCGAAAATGGATAACCATCGGATTGCCGGTCCTGCTTATCACCAGCATCGCGCTGACCCTTAATCAGTGTCGCCACCAGTCCGAAGCCCTCCCCGCCCCCAACCCGGCCCCGCGCCGCACTCACACCCCAGCGGCCACGGACACCAACAATACCGACTGGACGGTCACCAATGTGGCCAGAATCGTGATTAACCCGGCCGTTTCCCTGACCTCAACCCCACCGGAGATTGCTGAAGCCCGGGAACTATTCATCGAAACCAGGACTAATAACATTGATCAGGAAATCGAGGCCGCACGCCAGATCCTGGACTTTGCCACCGAGTACCTCGCAGAGGCGCGAAAACTCAATGCTCAGACACAAGCCATACCTGAAACCCCATTACCGGCCATCCTTTTGGAGGAAGCGAAAGTGTCTATGGGCCTCATCCCGCCGCCCACTGACCCGTCACTCAGTACGAATGCCCCCTCAAACACGGCCTCAAACGATGCCACCCCCATCCAGGCTGACAGTCTGAAGCACTAACGGATTCACTCATGCGGGAAAAAATATCAGCTTGTATTCTCACCTTCAACGAAGAGCGGAAAATCGCCCGGTGTCTGGAGAGCCTGACCTGGTGTGACGAAATCATTGTCCTCGACAGCTTCAGCACTGACCGCACGATTGAGATCTGCCAGCAGTATACACAAAATGTGCATCAGCGGGAATGGCGGGGCTACGTCGGCCAGCGGAATACGGTCCGGGAACTTGCCCAATACCCATGGGTCCTCTTCATGGATTCCGACGAGGAAGTATCCCCTGCCCTGCGGGAAGAAATCCTCCAGGAATTTGAAGCAGGGCCATCTCCTTTTATCGGCTATGAATTCCCCCGCCAGGTCTATTATCTGGGGCGCTGGATACGGCATGGCGAATGGTACCCGGATGTTAAACTGCGGCTTTTCAGGAAAGACTACGGCCGTACCGAGGGGGAGGAACCCCATGACAAGGTCGTTGTACGTGGCCCCGTCAAGCGGCTGAAGCACCCGATCTGGCACTACACCTATGACGATCTGGCCGACCATATCAACACCTTGAACCGGTTTTCAACCATCACGGCCCAACACAAGTTTGCTCAAAATGAGAAGTTTTTCTGGCTCGACATGCTTACCCACCCGATTTTCAGGTTTGTAAAAGGATACCTCCTGCGTGGTGGATTTCTCGATGGACGTCACGGTCTGGCAATTGCCCTGATGGCCTCCTACGGCGCCTTCCTGAAATACGCCAAACAATGGGAGCTGGTGATCAAACACAAGGGACACTTCAATGAACTTCCGAACCGGGATCACATGAAGGATGGATTCCAGTAAAAGTTTCTCCCCTGATTCCAATCAATGGAGGGTTTTGCTCCGTCAAAACCTTTTCCTGCCCCAGCTATTCAGCCACCATACCGCCAACAAGGCCAGCAAGTAGATCGCCGTACCGATTCCTTCATGGATAAAGGAGTACAGAAGGTCGGTACGCAGAGCGGTTAACGCGATCGCCACAATTCTGACAATATTGAAAGCCAGCCCGACCACGATGGATACGGCGAGCAACAGCACCACGCCATAGGCGGGCAGGCGGCGCTTGAGGGTGGTAATCAGGCTTAACACCACCGAGGACATCAGGATCCCCAGGCCATTGCATTCCGTGGCCACGTTGAACACTCCTGCGCCCTTTTCCGCGACCAGGAACACCTGGAAAGGGGCCGGCTGGACCAGCAATTCAGTCCGGATCCCCAACAGGGGAAGCACCAGGGCGGATACCCGGCCAGCCAGCAGCCTGAGCTGCTCATCCACTTGCGGTACCAATACCAGCATCAGCACAATGACGCCAAAGGCGGCCAACGCGGGATAAAAGGCCCGCACTCCCTGACGGCCAAAACAAAAAGACAGCAAGGCCCCGACGTTCAAACACAGTCCCAGAACAGCAAATGGCCACACCTGCGACCCCGAGGCAATCGCCAGGGCCAGGCAGGACAACCCGAATAAAAGCAGGCCGTGGGAATGGATGGTCGGCCGGAAGGGTGCCGTTTTCATGGCCGTTAGCAGCGCATCGCCAAAAGCGACCCCCAGCAACACAAAGGCATTCAATGCCTGGGTGGTCCGGGCACTCATTTCCCAGACGCCTCCCATTAAGGGCCCATAGGCAATAACCGCCACCGCCAGAATCACTAGCATGAAAAAAATGTTTTCACGCTGATCCTTGCCGGGTTTGTCGGGGATGGGTATCGTCTCTTTCATTCTGGAACGACTAGTTGCTCAGCCCCTGCAAGGGGGCCGGGATGCGCCCGCCACGCCGGACAAAGACCGCACAGGAATGAGTATTGATCGGCATGACCGGTCCCCCTCCCAGCAACCCTCCAAAATCCACATAATCCCCCACCCGCTTGCCCGGGGCGGGAATGATGCGTACGGCCGTCGTCTTTTTATTGATCATGCCTATGGCGGCTTCATCGGCAATAAT from bacterium includes these protein-coding regions:
- a CDS encoding class I SAM-dependent methyltransferase, with product MDTGKTKNLIERVITPHGVIWNFLRAIYHFVKSAFRRIAKNGIFLFEGELQMASSEHPLKLGKTLELFNPLSVLDVGCGTGWSIEYLLTRGIDVIGLEGSELAIRKAKHPERIEKCDLRRELNLTRRFDMIWCIEVVEHVHPSHVHNLMRTFVNHSDRVVMSAAKPGQGGEGHFNEQPPEYWIELFAQYGYGYDESSTQILRQLKECYSESMLVFCRKGNLSQQG
- a CDS encoding glycosyltransferase family 2 protein, with the protein product MREKISACILTFNEERKIARCLESLTWCDEIIVLDSFSTDRTIEICQQYTQNVHQREWRGYVGQRNTVRELAQYPWVLFMDSDEEVSPALREEILQEFEAGPSPFIGYEFPRQVYYLGRWIRHGEWYPDVKLRLFRKDYGRTEGEEPHDKVVVRGPVKRLKHPIWHYTYDDLADHINTLNRFSTITAQHKFAQNEKFFWLDMLTHPIFRFVKGYLLRGGFLDGRHGLAIALMASYGAFLKYAKQWELVIKHKGHFNELPNRDHMKDGFQ
- a CDS encoding radical SAM protein, which translates into the protein MRILLITPPMVQVNAPYPATAYLAGLLKPTPHTVIQADAALMLALRLFSRSGLQQVAKAMKPRARSRCVRHFLLHVKEYQATIDPIIRFLQGKDPTLAWRIASRQFLPEGPRFQALAEAHAHLAPTLGHMATHDLAIHLASLYLDDVSDAIREGVDAHFELAKYAEKLAASAPSFDGLATALRRKPTLVDRMIDDITAELMQAHRPELVGLTLPFPGNVYAAFRIARHIKKQNPTLPIVMGGGYINTELRSLSDPRVFDYTDFITLDQGEQPLLGIIEHLTNPGNRPPLPRLERTFLRNNNRVCFLPEPQPSLPASRLPSGPVTPLFSGLPLDRYFSLIELPNPMHKIWSCGRWNKLTLAHGCYWHRCAFCDTRLDYIHHYQPTPPDVLISQIEEIIRQTGQTGFHFVDEAMPPALLRKLAQQLLDRNLKITWWGNIRFDKAFSPELASLLAKSGCIAVTGGLESATDRLLTLLDKGFNLNQVTRVTHALSEAGILVHAYLMYGCPSQTIQDTVDSLEYVRQLFESGCIHSAYWHRFALTVHSPIYNAPKKFGIRIPRLPKSSFARNEVPFIDSVKCDHAAMGRGLRKSLYNYMYGVGLDSDLQSWFDTPIPPPSVHTDYVPHQLGS
- a CDS encoding archaeosortase/exosortase family protein; amino-acid sequence: MKETIPIPDKPGKDQRENIFFMLVILAVAVIAYGPLMGGVWEMSARTTQALNAFVLLGVAFGDALLTAMKTAPFRPTIHSHGLLLFGLSCLALAIASGSQVWPFAVLGLCLNVGALLSFCFGRQGVRAFYPALAAFGVIVLMLVLVPQVDEQLRLLAGRVSALVLPLLGIRTELLVQPAPFQVFLVAEKGAGVFNVATECNGLGILMSSVVLSLITTLKRRLPAYGVVLLLAVSIVVGLAFNIVRIVAIALTALRTDLLYSFIHEGIGTAIYLLALLAVWWLNSWGRKRF
- a CDS encoding FHA domain-containing protein, with product MMPTFMSYRIVILNGEKRGDRLEIGRVPLTIGKGASCDIQLPDPQAGEIHARITSRPTGLQITAAGALPPLLVNKTSVHESELKHGDVIEIGSTRLFVQSQRGAETWDPFARLRQWRKWITIGLPVLLITSIALTLNQCRHQSEALPAPNPAPRRTHTPAATDTNNTDWTVTNVARIVINPAVSLTSTPPEIAEARELFIETRTNNIDQEIEAARQILDFATEYLAEARKLNAQTQAIPETPLPAILLEEAKVSMGLIPPPTDPSLSTNAPSNTASNDATPIQADSLKH